One window of Mesorhizobium loti R88b genomic DNA carries:
- a CDS encoding phosphatase PAP2 family protein: MSTVALPLRSSSTTWRANQPFFVTIAVYMLLVLAAAAYWHIRIDFELYSQPLLLFGFGVTVVLFAVIAMRVMFEQQLRLFPALRDRLLTNELSNRLIVGLPVLLVFPILFSLFTSVKCGISKIIPFYADATLMAIDRKIHGGVDAWQFLHFSFGFGPITAVLNFFYNLWFVVMFIVLFCVTFSTGNERLRSQYLVAFVLTWALLGNLVASLVASVGPAFVLPFYGDATFSPLMSYLQTTNASYHVWALDTQRMLLATAALDDPRLGGGISAFPSLHVAIATLNAIYLWRFGGLLRWAGAAFLVVIQLGAVDLAWHYGIDGYASMLATPIIWVVAGRMSAHRAG; encoded by the coding sequence ATGTCCACGGTCGCGCTTCCACTTCGCAGCAGTTCGACGACCTGGCGTGCCAATCAGCCGTTTTTTGTCACGATTGCCGTCTACATGCTGCTAGTGCTGGCTGCGGCAGCATACTGGCATATCCGAATTGACTTCGAGCTGTACAGCCAACCGCTTCTGCTATTCGGCTTCGGCGTGACCGTCGTTCTGTTTGCCGTCATCGCGATGCGCGTTATGTTTGAGCAACAATTGCGACTATTCCCTGCGCTTAGGGATCGCCTGTTGACCAATGAACTGTCCAACCGGCTGATCGTCGGTCTGCCGGTCTTACTGGTCTTCCCCATCCTGTTTTCCCTTTTTACCAGCGTCAAATGCGGCATCAGCAAGATCATACCTTTCTATGCCGATGCCACTCTGATGGCGATCGATAGGAAAATCCATGGTGGTGTCGATGCATGGCAGTTTTTGCATTTCTCGTTTGGGTTCGGGCCGATAACCGCCGTTTTGAACTTCTTCTATAATCTCTGGTTCGTCGTAATGTTCATTGTCCTGTTTTGTGTCACCTTCTCGACGGGTAATGAGCGTCTTCGATCGCAATATCTGGTGGCATTTGTACTTACCTGGGCACTGCTAGGAAATCTTGTGGCATCGCTGGTCGCGTCGGTCGGACCGGCATTCGTCTTGCCCTTCTATGGCGATGCTACGTTTTCTCCGTTGATGAGTTATCTTCAAACGACCAACGCCTCCTATCATGTCTGGGCTCTCGATACGCAACGTATGCTGCTCGCCACTGCCGCCCTGGATGATCCCCGATTGGGCGGCGGTATTTCAGCTTTTCCTTCGCTGCACGTCGCCATCGCAACTCTGAATGCCATCTATCTCTGGCGCTTCGGCGGCCTGCTTCGCTGGGCTGGCGCTGCCTTCCTTGTCGTCATTCAGCTAGGGGCTGTCGATCTTGCCTGGCACTATGGGATCGACGGATATGCTTCGATGCTGGCAACCCCGATTATATGGGTCGTTGCCGGGCGTATGTCGGCACATAGGGCAGGCTAA
- a CDS encoding type II secretion system F family protein, which translates to MFSNVFDLSLLVSIAVFLAAVAMFLFGALVFLPALQTRRLVTQSLMGEGVSERRSLLGVEQAARISAQRPVDAYFRSMERERNEPSALEAKLFRAGFHQASAPLVYTLSRLGTVCVGFFLTYTFLSRFLPPGLPSFVALAGSVLFGLACIVIPSIALDRFENGQKQIYRRGFPDFMDMMITCADAGMSLEAAVERVGAELAGTHKWLGVQLSIMNLQLRAGKPLREALRELADRIGLEEARALAVLFRQSEELGTSLTDALRIYSDEMRSQRILSAEERANALPVKMMIPLGLCIFPVVMMVVMLPVIIRMKGIFF; encoded by the coding sequence GTGTTTTCAAACGTCTTCGACCTGAGCCTACTGGTTTCCATTGCCGTTTTCCTGGCAGCGGTGGCAATGTTCCTGTTCGGCGCGCTCGTTTTTTTACCGGCCCTGCAGACGCGGAGATTGGTCACGCAAAGTCTGATGGGGGAGGGGGTTAGCGAACGTCGGTCACTGCTCGGGGTGGAACAGGCTGCAAGAATTTCGGCACAGCGGCCGGTCGACGCCTACTTCCGATCGATGGAAAGGGAGCGGAACGAGCCAAGCGCGCTGGAGGCAAAGCTCTTTCGCGCAGGTTTCCATCAGGCAAGCGCCCCGCTGGTTTACACCCTGTCCCGCCTCGGCACGGTCTGCGTCGGCTTTTTTTTGACCTACACGTTCCTGTCGCGATTTTTGCCGCCTGGGCTACCCAGCTTTGTTGCGCTCGCCGGTTCAGTCTTGTTTGGCCTTGCCTGCATCGTCATCCCAAGCATCGCCTTGGACCGATTCGAAAACGGGCAGAAGCAGATCTATCGCCGTGGCTTCCCCGATTTCATGGATATGATGATTACCTGTGCCGACGCCGGCATGAGCCTTGAGGCGGCTGTGGAGCGCGTTGGCGCGGAATTGGCGGGCACACATAAATGGCTTGGCGTGCAACTTTCGATCATGAATCTGCAGCTACGCGCCGGGAAGCCACTGCGCGAGGCGTTGCGCGAGCTGGCGGATCGAATCGGACTTGAGGAAGCACGGGCTCTTGCCGTGCTTTTCCGGCAGTCGGAAGAACTCGGAACAAGCCTGACGGACGCGTTGCGTATCTATAGCGATGAGATGCGCAGCCAGAGAATTCTTAGCGCCGAGGAGCGGGCCAATGCCTTGCCAGTCAAGATGATGATCCCGTTGGGGCTCTGTATCTTTCCGGTCGTGATGATGGTGGTGATGCTACCGGTTATCATTCGAATGAAGGGCATTTTCTTCTAA
- a CDS encoding sterol desaturase family protein, producing the protein MDLFGLKSLLICVLIFVPLERIFALRPQQKILRKGLGIDVIYAVFNGALTKVCVLLMATIIISAAALLVPEGVPNAVGGQATWVQIIEIMVVADLGVYAIHRAFHAIPVLWKFHSIHHGIEELDWIASFRAHPVDQIITKVVSLLPVFFLGFSTEAIAIYFLIYTGHALLLHANVRINFGPLRWLIASPQFHHWHHAGHRDAYDKNFASQLSIIDVLFGTFRVPGSAMPEKYGVDDPIPLSYLGQFGYPFLQKPQEHENAEIGAVKPAPDA; encoded by the coding sequence ATGGACCTTTTTGGTCTAAAATCGCTGTTGATTTGTGTCCTGATCTTCGTACCGCTTGAGCGAATCTTTGCCTTGCGGCCACAGCAAAAAATTCTCCGCAAGGGGCTCGGCATCGACGTCATCTATGCGGTCTTCAATGGCGCGCTTACCAAGGTGTGCGTTTTATTGATGGCGACCATCATAATCAGCGCGGCCGCATTGCTGGTCCCCGAGGGCGTGCCGAATGCAGTCGGAGGTCAAGCGACATGGGTCCAGATTATCGAGATCATGGTTGTGGCAGATCTGGGCGTCTACGCCATACATCGTGCGTTTCATGCGATTCCGGTGCTATGGAAATTCCATTCCATCCATCACGGTATCGAGGAGCTCGACTGGATAGCTTCGTTCCGAGCGCACCCAGTCGATCAGATCATCACCAAAGTCGTGTCGCTCTTGCCCGTGTTCTTTCTTGGCTTCTCAACGGAGGCCATTGCCATCTATTTCTTGATTTACACCGGGCACGCGCTGCTACTGCACGCTAATGTCAGGATCAATTTTGGGCCGTTGAGATGGCTCATCGCAAGTCCGCAATTCCACCATTGGCACCACGCCGGTCATCGCGACGCCTATGACAAGAACTTCGCCAGTCAGCTATCGATCATTGACGTGCTGTTCGGTACTTTTCGCGTCCCAGGCTCGGCAATGCCCGAGAAATACGGCGTCGATGACCCCATTCCGCTAAGCTACCTCGGGCAATTCGGCTATCCGTTTTTGCAGAAACCTCAAGAACACGAGAATGCCGAGATCGGCGCGGTCAAGCCGGCGCCTGATGCTTAG
- a CDS encoding methyltransferase family protein, whose protein sequence is MLTEDFVGRIAIIFVMTVFATFGAISLFGHFYHDASASSLAFGTRMAATAFLLLQLFMTISRLPPKGTARGIQPRVTSVAASFLMLVAMFLTPALENEAVQVAALCLIFVGTVSSIFCLYWLGRSFSIMATARQLVTSGPYSIVRHPLYVCETAFVLGMILSHFSTLMVALGVLQFLLQYRRARNEEAILRQTFPEYEAYERTTPMLIPSLSSLYGRR, encoded by the coding sequence ATGTTAACCGAGGATTTCGTTGGCCGGATTGCAATAATTTTTGTCATGACGGTCTTTGCGACGTTTGGCGCCATTTCTCTGTTCGGCCATTTCTATCACGATGCCTCGGCAAGTTCACTGGCTTTCGGCACACGGATGGCGGCGACCGCGTTTTTGCTGTTGCAGCTTTTCATGACGATAAGCCGCCTTCCGCCGAAGGGAACCGCCCGAGGAATTCAACCGAGGGTGACCTCAGTAGCCGCATCCTTTCTGATGTTGGTGGCAATGTTCTTGACGCCGGCACTGGAAAACGAAGCGGTGCAAGTGGCCGCTCTTTGCCTGATCTTCGTTGGCACGGTTAGTTCGATTTTTTGCCTCTATTGGCTTGGCCGTTCGTTTTCCATTATGGCTACCGCCCGACAGCTTGTCACCTCGGGCCCATATTCAATTGTCCGCCATCCGCTATACGTCTGTGAGACAGCATTCGTTCTAGGGATGATCCTCTCACATTTTTCGACGCTGATGGTCGCGTTGGGTGTGCTCCAATTTCTCTTGCAGTATCGGCGCGCCAGGAACGAGGAAGCCATTCTGCGACAAACTTTCCCCGAGTACGAAGCCTACGAGCGGACCACCCCAATGCTGATTCCGTCTTTATCGTCACTATACGGGCGACGGTGA
- a CDS encoding A24 family peptidase, whose protein sequence is MLLAVSLLLKALAIPLLARVAWFDFTTQKISNRDVLMLLCLGTGALLSISILIGSWWDMCLSALAGLVLFLALFPFWALRRVGAGDVKLMAVMPFLIGGSGLAVFSLLLLVFALATALIVKNPFMLPEGAFRLYVQHLDRKGVVPFGVPISLAAICTITFQIYSNSLSLGGLPV, encoded by the coding sequence GTGCTGCTTGCCGTATCGCTTCTACTGAAGGCGCTCGCCATCCCTCTGCTTGCAAGGGTCGCCTGGTTCGATTTCACCACCCAGAAAATATCCAACCGTGACGTGCTAATGCTTTTGTGCTTGGGAACTGGCGCCCTGCTGTCCATATCGATCCTGATTGGATCGTGGTGGGATATGTGCCTAAGCGCACTTGCCGGGCTCGTGCTGTTTCTTGCACTCTTCCCGTTCTGGGCCTTGCGTAGGGTCGGCGCCGGTGATGTCAAACTGATGGCAGTAATGCCTTTCCTAATCGGCGGAAGCGGTCTGGCGGTGTTTTCCTTGCTGTTGCTGGTCTTTGCTCTCGCCACGGCGTTGATCGTGAAAAATCCGTTCATGCTGCCCGAGGGCGCCTTCCGCCTTTACGTTCAGCATCTGGATCGCAAGGGTGTCGTGCCGTTCGGCGTCCCGATCTCGCTCGCGGCGATCTGCACGATCACCTTCCAGATCTACAGCAACTCATTGAGTCTTGGCGGCTTACCCGTCTGA
- a CDS encoding type II secretion system F family protein, translated as MMPTGQTALYLIYVLAAASVILAGEALYLSFVNRRARVGAINRRLRWLDDQVPAEKTLQGLLRERGLTGSGDFIFGVTSLNRLYTQSGVTGNPVAFAAIFFFAGLTLALILALLLKFSLTLSIIVFLMIGLVLPFLVLRRARNKRIQKFAKQLPDALDMIVRSLRAGHPASVAVGLVAREMPDPLGTEFGIVSDEITFGLSIEQAVRKLSQRVGFEGLHLLSVSLSIQSKTGGNLTEILSNLSSVLRERQKLRLKIKALSAEGRASAWIISLFPVVIFLVLQVIAPSYYGDVWQSPMLMPAFLSFGGLALLGDFIMYRMVIFDF; from the coding sequence ATGATGCCGACCGGCCAAACCGCACTGTATCTGATTTATGTTCTCGCGGCGGCATCGGTTATCCTCGCTGGCGAGGCACTATATCTTTCCTTTGTAAACCGTCGGGCACGGGTCGGCGCAATCAATCGGCGGCTGAGGTGGTTGGATGATCAGGTGCCGGCAGAAAAGACCCTGCAAGGATTGCTCCGCGAGCGCGGACTGACCGGTTCAGGTGACTTTATATTTGGAGTGACTTCGCTTAATCGGCTCTATACGCAGTCCGGAGTTACCGGAAATCCGGTGGCATTCGCTGCGATATTTTTCTTTGCTGGACTGACGCTGGCGCTGATACTGGCGCTACTGCTGAAGTTCTCGCTGACGCTTTCGATCATTGTCTTTTTAATGATCGGATTGGTCCTGCCATTTCTGGTTCTCCGACGGGCACGCAACAAACGAATCCAGAAATTCGCAAAGCAATTGCCAGATGCACTCGACATGATCGTGCGTTCCTTGCGCGCTGGACATCCGGCATCGGTGGCTGTTGGTCTCGTCGCACGCGAAATGCCTGACCCGCTTGGCACCGAATTCGGTATCGTCTCGGACGAAATCACCTTCGGCCTCAGCATTGAACAGGCCGTGCGAAAACTCTCCCAGCGGGTGGGGTTCGAAGGCCTGCATCTGCTCTCGGTATCTCTGTCAATCCAGTCCAAGACCGGCGGTAATCTTACCGAAATTCTATCCAATCTGTCGTCGGTGCTGCGCGAACGACAGAAACTTCGATTGAAAATCAAGGCCCTTTCGGCCGAAGGACGAGCATCGGCGTGGATCATTTCACTGTTCCCCGTCGTGATATTCCTGGTCCTTCAGGTTATTGCCCCTTCTTATTACGGAGATGTGTGGCAGAGCCCGATGCTCATGCCCGCGTTTCTGAGTTTTGGAGGTTTGGCTCTGCTGGGCGATTTCATCATGTACCGGATGGTCATTTTTGATTTCTGA
- a CDS encoding Ppx/GppA phosphatase family protein — MEDRDTGAGAPEVGASSASLGPSGSGTAGWQQRRPTEPRSADGQAGDATRHQKGKPKKRRKRRRGRKVFARDEAPQDNRSPSDNRSPGKPAIPALESKQPTAPVISPVAPAPRPEQGTRRPPMHELPVFAALDLGTNNCRLLVAVPTRHGQFRVIDAFSRIVRLGEGLTASGRLGQPAMDRAVEALKICGDKLRGRKIRKARLIATEACRTAENGVEFLDRVERDAGLKLEIIDRQTEARLAVSGCGSLVERDTQGVVLFDIGGGSSEIALIDLTGRRSPRLANHIVSWTSLPVGVVSLAERFGGRTVTREIFNAMVDDVAGRLASFDGRDRLSHLKASPNFHLLGTSGTVTTLAGVHLDLERYDRRRVDGLWMDRDSVDRMVERLVGWDFQQRCANPCIGADRADLVLAGCAILEAIRAVWPSERLRVADRGLREGILSELMADDGVWRNDGRGR; from the coding sequence GTGGAAGACCGCGACACCGGCGCAGGCGCGCCGGAGGTGGGCGCGTCCAGCGCTTCCCTAGGGCCGTCAGGCTCGGGGACAGCCGGTTGGCAGCAACGCCGCCCGACGGAGCCTCGCTCCGCCGACGGGCAGGCGGGCGACGCAACCCGTCACCAGAAGGGCAAGCCCAAGAAGCGGCGCAAGCGAAGGCGTGGGCGCAAGGTTTTTGCGCGCGACGAAGCCCCCCAGGACAATCGATCGCCAAGTGACAATCGATCGCCAGGTAAACCGGCTATTCCGGCTTTGGAGTCGAAGCAGCCGACGGCGCCAGTGATCTCGCCCGTCGCTCCCGCACCACGCCCTGAACAGGGCACCCGCCGGCCGCCGATGCACGAGCTTCCTGTTTTCGCGGCCCTCGATCTCGGCACCAACAATTGCCGGCTGCTGGTCGCGGTGCCGACACGACATGGCCAGTTCCGTGTCATCGATGCCTTTTCGCGCATCGTCAGGCTGGGCGAGGGGCTCACCGCCAGTGGCCGGCTTGGCCAGCCGGCGATGGACCGCGCGGTCGAGGCGCTGAAGATCTGCGGCGACAAATTGCGCGGCCGCAAGATCAGGAAGGCCAGGCTGATCGCCACCGAAGCCTGCCGCACAGCCGAAAACGGCGTCGAGTTTCTCGATCGCGTCGAGCGCGACGCCGGCTTGAAGCTCGAGATCATCGACCGCCAGACCGAAGCGCGGCTGGCGGTTTCCGGCTGTGGCTCGCTGGTCGAGCGCGACACGCAAGGCGTCGTGCTGTTCGACATCGGCGGCGGTTCGTCCGAAATCGCGCTGATTGACCTCACCGGGCGCCGGTCGCCGCGGCTCGCCAACCACATCGTCTCGTGGACGTCGTTGCCGGTCGGCGTCGTCTCGTTGGCCGAGCGCTTTGGTGGCCGCACGGTGACGCGCGAAATCTTCAACGCCATGGTCGACGATGTCGCCGGCCGGCTGGCCAGCTTCGACGGTCGCGACCGGCTGAGCCACCTCAAGGCCAGCCCCAATTTCCATCTGCTCGGCACCTCTGGCACGGTGACGACGCTGGCTGGCGTCCACCTCGATCTCGAACGCTACGATCGCCGCCGGGTCGACGGGCTGTGGATGGACCGCGACAGCGTCGACCGCATGGTCGAGAGGCTGGTTGGTTGGGACTTTCAGCAGCGCTGCGCCAACCCTTGCATCGGCGCCGATCGTGCCGATCTGGTGCTGGCCGGTTGTGCTATATTGGAAGCGATCCGCGCGGTGTGGCCGTCGGAACGGCTGCGTGTTGCCGACCGTGGCCTGCGCGAAGGCATATTGAGCGAGCTGATGGCCGATGACGGCGTCTGGCGCAATGATGGGCGTGGCCGTTAA
- a CDS encoding lysylphosphatidylglycerol synthase domain-containing protein, with translation MNWKRYFWPGIGIAAVIFSLLLLWHELRGISLDDVWDGLAAIPTRGWVLAALSSVIAYAALAGYDHIALLHIGKRVSWLFVTLCSFTTYALSHNIGGSVFSGAVIRYRAYGTRGLTGQDVGVLVAICWITFVLSTILASGLVLVFEPQIIDRFSGIAHHGLSEAAGIAMLILVAAYIFGSALHLRPLKIASFQLHYPALPIVVRQLLIGPIELLAAAAIIFFALPEANNPGYFVVLGVFLVSFSIAQISHAPGGLGVFEVVFLAGLSDMAPVGVLAALLVFRLFYLIIPLFLGLGVVLFFERSQFSRTES, from the coding sequence ATGAACTGGAAACGCTATTTCTGGCCGGGCATCGGCATCGCCGCGGTGATCTTCTCGCTGCTGTTGCTCTGGCACGAATTGCGCGGCATTTCGCTGGACGATGTCTGGGACGGGCTCGCCGCCATTCCAACCCGCGGCTGGGTGCTGGCGGCGCTGAGTTCCGTCATCGCCTATGCCGCGCTCGCCGGCTACGACCACATCGCGCTGCTGCATATCGGCAAGCGGGTGTCGTGGCTGTTCGTGACGCTGTGCTCCTTCACCACCTACGCGCTGTCACACAACATTGGCGGCTCGGTGTTTTCCGGCGCCGTCATCCGCTACCGTGCCTATGGCACGAGGGGGCTCACCGGCCAGGATGTCGGCGTGCTGGTGGCGATCTGCTGGATCACCTTCGTGCTGTCGACTATCCTCGCCTCCGGCCTCGTGCTGGTGTTCGAGCCTCAGATCATCGACCGGTTTTCCGGCATCGCCCATCACGGCCTGTCGGAGGCGGCGGGCATCGCGATGCTGATCCTCGTCGCCGCTTATATTTTCGGCAGCGCGTTGCATCTGCGCCCGCTGAAGATCGCCAGCTTTCAATTGCACTATCCGGCACTGCCGATCGTTGTCAGGCAATTGCTGATCGGCCCGATCGAGCTGCTGGCGGCGGCCGCGATCATCTTCTTCGCCCTGCCCGAGGCCAACAATCCCGGCTATTTCGTCGTGCTCGGCGTCTTCCTGGTCTCGTTCTCGATCGCGCAGATCTCGCACGCACCGGGCGGGCTTGGCGTGTTCGAAGTGGTGTTCCTGGCCGGACTTTCCGACATGGCTCCGGTCGGCGTGCTGGCGGCGCTGCTGGTGTTCCGGCTGTTTTATCTGATCATCCCGTTGTTTTTGGGCCTGGGCGTGGTGCTGTTTTTTGAGCGGTCGCAGTTCAGCCGGACAGAGAGCTGA
- a CDS encoding tetratricopeptide repeat protein, which yields MRLAAVAAASLLMMALAGCQTNGADTTGGVVRTNEPSKGDVTSFGDAFDGLKTVSDVEYYASDQAVAEATNQFRAENYGNSGALFFKATQLAPNDGGAWMGLAASCDRIHRFDLADRAYSRAFKLVGASPEYYNNVGYSYLLRGKLQDARSNFLKAYELAPNDPTVANNLKLLSSSVQNIER from the coding sequence ATGCGCCTCGCAGCCGTAGCCGCAGCCAGTCTGCTGATGATGGCGCTTGCCGGCTGTCAGACAAATGGTGCGGACACCACGGGCGGTGTCGTTCGCACTAACGAGCCGTCGAAGGGCGACGTGACGTCGTTTGGCGATGCCTTTGATGGGTTGAAGACGGTCAGCGACGTCGAGTACTATGCCTCGGACCAGGCCGTGGCCGAAGCCACGAACCAGTTTCGCGCAGAAAACTACGGCAATTCCGGCGCCCTGTTCTTCAAGGCGACGCAACTGGCGCCCAATGACGGCGGCGCCTGGATGGGGCTGGCTGCTTCCTGCGATCGTATCCACCGCTTCGACCTTGCCGACCGGGCCTATAGCAGGGCCTTCAAGCTGGTTGGCGCGTCGCCAGAATATTACAATAATGTCGGCTATTCCTATCTGCTGCGCGGCAAGCTGCAGGACGCACGCAGCAATTTTCTCAAGGCCTACGAACTGGCGCCCAACGATCCGACCGTTGCCAACAATCTGAAGCTCCTGTCGTCCAGCGTGCAGAATATCGAGCGCTGA
- a CDS encoding CpaF family protein, which yields MLGRFIKGGEARIEPRVDSIAVLPVANSAPPVADLEPHGDEFLALKVDLHRHLIDRFNLASLETASKDEILNEIRPIVREFVRGRSVPLNARELDQLTSDTADEMLGLGPIEPLLKDDSIADILINTHKRVFIERNGMIEETKIRFRDEAHLLRVINKIVSAIGRRVDESAPMVDARLEDGSRVNIAVRPISVDGPLVSIRKFSKNPFSLERLMVFNSIRPPMVDLLRIAVQARKSILVSGGTGSGKTTLLNALSSYIPSRERLITIEDAAELQLQQPHVGRLETRPPNVEGKGEVRQRELLKNALRMRPDRIIVGEVRGEEAFDMLQAMNTGHEGSMTTIHANTPRDAISRLEQMVGMAGMPMSNDSIRAQIASAIDIIVQTQRLSDGGRRVTSISEITGMEGNVVQLQEIYHFVRRDISAEGKIIGDFRATGVRPRFAQEAATLGHHFAKDAFNPQVAL from the coding sequence GTTCCTGGCGCTGAAGGTCGATCTGCATCGACATCTGATTGATCGGTTCAACCTCGCGTCGCTCGAAACGGCCTCGAAGGATGAGATCCTGAACGAAATCCGTCCCATCGTGCGCGAGTTCGTGCGCGGTCGCAGTGTGCCGCTGAATGCTCGCGAACTCGATCAGCTGACCAGCGACACCGCCGACGAAATGCTGGGCCTGGGGCCGATCGAGCCACTGCTCAAGGACGATTCCATCGCCGACATTTTGATCAATACCCACAAGCGAGTCTTCATCGAGCGAAATGGCATGATCGAGGAGACTAAGATCCGCTTTCGTGATGAGGCCCATCTGCTGCGCGTCATCAACAAGATCGTTTCGGCAATCGGCAGGCGCGTCGACGAATCGGCGCCGATGGTTGATGCGCGGCTGGAGGATGGTTCACGCGTCAATATCGCTGTGCGTCCCATTTCGGTTGACGGCCCTCTGGTGTCGATCCGCAAGTTCTCAAAGAACCCCTTTTCGCTTGAACGCTTGATGGTGTTCAATTCGATCCGACCACCAATGGTCGATCTTCTACGGATCGCCGTACAGGCGCGTAAATCGATCCTGGTTTCGGGCGGCACCGGCAGCGGCAAGACGACCTTGCTCAACGCACTATCGAGTTACATCCCATCCAGAGAGCGTCTGATCACAATCGAGGATGCGGCGGAACTGCAGTTGCAGCAGCCGCATGTCGGCCGCCTGGAGACGCGTCCGCCCAATGTCGAGGGCAAGGGCGAGGTGCGCCAGCGCGAATTGCTGAAGAACGCACTGCGCATGCGGCCGGACCGCATTATTGTCGGCGAGGTTCGCGGCGAGGAAGCCTTCGACATGTTGCAGGCCATGAACACCGGCCATGAAGGCTCGATGACCACTATTCACGCCAACACGCCGCGCGATGCGATATCGCGGCTGGAACAGATGGTCGGCATGGCCGGCATGCCGATGAGCAACGATTCCATTCGCGCGCAGATTGCTTCAGCCATCGACATCATCGTGCAGACCCAGCGCCTCTCGGACGGAGGCAGGCGGGTAACATCCATATCGGAAATAACCGGCATGGAGGGCAATGTCGTTCAGCTCCAGGAAATCTACCACTTCGTGCGTCGCGATATCAGCGCCGAAGGCAAGATCATCGGAGACTTTCGTGCAACCGGTGTCCGTCCGCGTTTTGCTCAGGAGGCGGCGACACTGGGGCATCATTTCGCGAAAGATGCCTTCAATCCGCAGGTCGCCCTATGA